In the Deltaproteobacteria bacterium genome, TTGGTGGCGATGGCCTTCATGCCGTCGGCGGGAGAGTCGTCGGTGACCGTAGTGGCGATCGTGTAGGTCATGGCGGCAACAGTTTGGCTGGAAGTGCGATCGTCGATCTTGCTGTAATCCAGACCACGCAGATCTTCGAGTTCGCGCTCGGCGAGGGCGATCGCGGTGGTCCTCGTCATGTTGGTGCCCTGCATCCGGATCTGCCGCATCAGCATGTCGCCAACCGCACTCGCGGTGAGGCCGAACAGCGCCAGCGCGACCAGCGATTCGATGAGCGTCGATCCGCGGTGGTTGGTTCTCAGGCTAAAGTTCATTGACTTGCCCTGATGGCCACACTTGCAGCGACTTGGTGACGCTGAAGCTGTCCTGCACGTCGAGTTGTTTCACCGCGCTCAAGCCCGTCGCCAGGCCGCGCGAGTTGAACTCGATGGTGGTGCTGACCGACGTGGATTTGAACTGCGTCCCGACCGGGACCGTGATGGTCTGCGCTACAAAGGCGCTATCGGCGATCCACGTCCCAGATCCTGCCGGGCTTTCGAGCATGCGCGTCATCTTGATGGTCGTCGTCGTCGGTATGCTGATTTGATAGTGAATGCTCTTGGTAATGGCGTTCGAGCGAGCGATCCGCAGATTAGCGATTGCGATGCGCTGTGCGGTGACGACATCGACCCGGCGGGCATCGAAGTGCGGCATGGCGATCTTCGCGACTATGGCGAGGATCGTAAGGGCAGTCATCAACTCGATCAGCGAGTAGCCGCGCGCGTTGGCTGTCCAAAATCGCTGTCTCTGGTTGCGCGCGTGCACTTTCGGCCACCTCTTGCGCGGCAAACGACGCAACCTCTGTGCCCTCAGCGTACACGCAATCTCTGCGGCTCGATGGCGAGGTCGGCCTCGCATCAATCAACGAGATCGGCGCCATGGCTTTGGCGATCGTTACGAAGATGCCGCCGGAGTGCCGCGCCTGGGCTTGGCCTTCACGCCCCGGGCGGTGTAAGACCGCCCATCGGCCGGCTTGGGGCCGAAGAGGTCGAGGCCAAAGAGGCTGTGGTTGTGGATAACGATTGGAGCAGACACTGGATTCGGGTCATCGCCCCCGCGTACTGTCTAGCGCTGGCAGCGCTCAGCGGAGCGGTTGCGCTCAGCCCGATCGTGTTGAACTGCGTTGCGCTCTCGCATGGCGAACGCCTTGCGATTGGCGGCCTGGCGGTACTGCAGCTTCTGACCGCGGCCGCGGTGCAAGCGGAGCGCGGCGGCGCGAATGCGATCGTAACCCTCGCGTTGATTTCGACGACGGCGTTGAGCGCCGCCCTGGCACCGGTGTCGCGACTGGAACCGAGCGGCGTGCTCCTGCTGCTGACCGGGCTGTTTGCGGTGTCGGCGCTCGTCGGGCCGGCGGTCGGGATCACGGCGGTCTGCGGCAGCGCAATCGGCACCGCGATCGGCCTCATGTGGATGGCTCCGGTCCTCGACAGCACGACCTTCATGCTCAGCATCGAAGACAGCTACCGCGGGGTTGGCGTCGAACCGAGCTGGCTCTCGTTCAACGCGGCCCTCGCGGTCACGTCGCTGACAATCTTGATTGCGGCGGTACCGGTGGCGCTGGCTGAGCGCCAGCGTCGACTGCGCGAGTTGATGCAACGCGAAAGTGCGCTTGATCGGATCGTTCGCGGTCAGGGTGGCCTGGGTGTGGATCAACGCGATACCGTGGTGGCGACGCTTGCTGATCCGCGCTGGGCGCTGTTCGGTATGGGGACGGTGGAGTGGGGGACCATTCGCATCACTACCGTGCGCGCACCGAGCGATGCGCCACAGTGGCGCGGCATCGCGCAGTCGTTGCGCGATGCGACCGCTTCGCTCACTGATGTCGGCAATCCGCTGGTGCAAGCCGCGCGGCAAGCGCAGCCAATAGCAATTGCCTCGTGGGTCGATCTGCTTCACGGCATATGGCGCGACATCGATCGATCGCAACTCAAGGGTGAGGCGGCCGCGCGCGGCGGCGGATGGGTCATTCCCTTTGGAGCGGGTGTGGAGCGTGGTGTGCTCTTCGCGCTGAGCGCGGGACCTGCAGCGGACTTTGGCTGGCTCGAGGAAATGGCGGGCGCGCTAACCATGTTGCATCGCCCGGTAACGGCGCCGGTGACATGAGAGTCAGCACGGCTGCGGTGTCGCTGTTCCTGATTTGTGCGGTGGTGGCGGGCGCGGAACCGCGCACCGACTTTGCGGCCGGCCTGGCGGCTCTGTCGCAGCGTGACTTCGGAGCCGCTGAGCAATACTTTCGCGCTGTGGTCACGACCGATCCCAGTGCCCACGAAGCGCACAACAACCTCGCCGTCGCCTGCGCCGGACTCGGGCGCGACGACGAGGCGGCTGAGGAACTCCAGGCGGCAGTGCGATTGCGTCCCGACTACGAGCGCGCGCGCCGCAACTTGGCGGCGGTATATGTGCGACTGGCGGCGAAGCAGTTGCTGGCCGCGGCGGAACACACCGAGGGAACTCGGCGGCAAGCCCTCGCCGCCAACGCGCGGGATCTGTTGGCGGCAGGCGCGATCGCTGGCGCCAGCGATCTGGTTGCACGCGCTGACGGGCTGGCTGCATTCGTGCCCACTGCCACGGCGACTCCCGCGGACCCGACGGCAGTGCCCACGCTCACACCGATGATCTCACCGACGACGATCCGACCGAGCGCGACCACGACGCCGACGGAGACACCAACCTCACCGGCTACGGTGACTCACGCGCCGCTGAACCCCACAACGGCGACGCCGGTAGTGGGCATCTCCGTACCGATAGTGATCGAACCCATCGGCGCGTACGCACTGGTGGTCGACCCCACCATGCGTCTCGCCACATTGTATCGGCGCGATACCAACAGCCTCGTCCTGGTCGGCAGCTGGCCAATCACGGTGCGGGGGCGAGTCGGCGTGGCTCCAATGCTTGCGATCACCCGTCGCAGCGAATGGAGCGTCCGACTTGCGGACATGCAAACGCAGCGCAGCACGGAGTGGACGATTGAATCCGCCAGCAAGGCAACCAAGGATTCCGATGCGGTGCATCTCGCAACCACCGACTTCCACGCCGCCACCGGCGGCTTGGTACCGGGCCGCGACGTCGTGCTCGTCCTGCTCGACAATGCGATCCCGTCACTCAACGTGGCGATGGGGACGACTCTGCGCGAACAAGTCGAGAGCTGGATCGATCGTCAACGTCCGAAGACTGCGGCCGGCGGCCGGGCGCAGATTGTGGTAACGGCGGTTGGCGATGTCGCAGCGACGGAGTTCGAGTGGGCGAGCGAACCCGTCGGACCACGCAAACGAACGCACTTAGTGTGGCGACGCCAGGTGGACGGAACGTGGGAAGCAGCAGCGGGAGACTCTAGTCGGCGAGATCCGCCAGCTCGACCGCTCGAATAAACAGCGCCGCACCCCACAATGCGCCGCCCTGGTCGCGCAAGCCGACGCCGGCCAACTCGAGCACGGGGGTCGGCCGCGCGGCGGCGTGGACGCGGCGGCTGGCGACTAGCGAGTTGGCCGCGAGATCTTGCAAGAGCGCGGCGGCCTCCGCTTCTCCATTGTCGAACAGCGCGTGCAACATCTGCGACTGCCGGTCGGGGTGGATTCCGAGCACGCTGCGTGCCCCATCGCTCATTGCAGCGCACTGCCCGTTGGCGGCGGTCACGATCCAGCCGGCGGCATAGTCGGGGCGATCCAACAAGGCGCGCAGCACCGGTCCGCCGGCAAGCGGGAGCAGACTCGAGGCGGCCGCGCGCAAGTTGGCGCTGATGTGTGCGGCGCGGTAGAGGCGTACCCGCTCGCGTACGGCGAGCGCGGCCGCTGCACCCGCCAGCAGCGAGAGGATCACCAGGGCCCACGTTGTCATAGTCGGCGCGCCAACACGGACTCAGCAACGGTGTCGCTGATGGCAAGGCACTGTTCGCGCACCAGCGGTAGCCACGGCACCGCCGTCTGGCTGGAATCTCTTCCGATCGCGAGTAAGCAGCGCGTTGCGACCAGACGCGCCTTGACCGCGGCGCTCAACGGGCCGGCGACGCTGCCGATGGCTTCCCGAAGCCGTTCCGCATCGGTCGTCTCCCGCAGAGCGCGCACGATGCTGCGCCGCGCCGCGACCGGGTCGAAGTGGGCGAGCAGATCGAGCCGGAGCACGCGCAGCCCGGGCCA is a window encoding:
- a CDS encoding type II secretion system protein; translated protein: MNFSLRTNHRGSTLIESLVALALFGLTASAVGDMLMRQIRMQGTNMTRTTAIALAERELEDLRGLDYSKIDDRTSSQTVAAMTYTIATTVTDDSPADGMKAIATKVSWTEPAGAQTYTINAIYTAIKR
- a CDS encoding tetratricopeptide repeat protein — its product is MRVSTAAVSLFLICAVVAGAEPRTDFAAGLAALSQRDFGAAEQYFRAVVTTDPSAHEAHNNLAVACAGLGRDDEAAEELQAAVRLRPDYERARRNLAAVYVRLAAKQLLAAAEHTEGTRRQALAANARDLLAAGAIAGASDLVARADGLAAFVPTATATPADPTAVPTLTPMISPTTIRPSATTTPTETPTSPATVTHAPLNPTTATPVVGISVPIVIEPIGAYALVVDPTMRLATLYRRDTNSLVLVGSWPITVRGRVGVAPMLAITRRSEWSVRLADMQTQRSTEWTIESASKATKDSDAVHLATTDFHAATGGLVPGRDVVLVLLDNAIPSLNVAMGTTLREQVESWIDRQRPKTAAGGRAQIVVTAVGDVAATEFEWASEPVGPRKRTHLVWRRQVDGTWEAAAGDSSRRDPPARPLE
- a CDS encoding prepilin-type N-terminal cleavage/methylation domain-containing protein, whose translation is MHARNQRQRFWTANARGYSLIELMTALTILAIVAKIAMPHFDARRVDVVTAQRIAIANLRIARSNAITKSIHYQISIPTTTTIKMTRMLESPAGSGTWIADSAFVAQTITVPVGTQFKSTSVSTTIEFNSRGLATGLSAVKQLDVQDSFSVTKSLQVWPSGQVNEL